In bacterium, one genomic interval encodes:
- a CDS encoding 30S ribosomal protein S21, whose amino-acid sequence MEIRKKEKESVTGLLYRFSLKMKQSGILREVKKRRFYHRPPNRRKTRIAAIYREGKKKEMEKAKKLGEL is encoded by the coding sequence ATGGAAATTAGAAAAAAAGAAAAAGAATCGGTGACAGGCCTCCTCTACCGCTTTAGTTTGAAGATGAAACAAAGCGGGATACTTCGCGAAGTTAAGAAGCGGCGTTTTTATCATCGGCCGCCTAATCGCCGCAAAACTCGGATCGCGGCTATTTATCGCGAAGGCAAAAAGAAAGAGATGGAGAAGGCCAAAAAATTAGGCGAATTATGA